In a genomic window of Helicobacter sp. MIT 21-1697:
- a CDS encoding DUF448 domain-containing protein — protein sequence MKQPKQMRMCVKCRKRFCQKELLRLQSNGYSLCRFSGRGRSFYVCEECLEQPKTLQTIIKMNKLKPSEHHVSTLKEIWNLWKK from the coding sequence ATGAAACAACCCAAACAAATGCGTATGTGTGTTAAATGTCGTAAGAGATTTTGTCAAAAGGAGCTTTTAAGATTGCAAAGTAATGGCTACTCTTTGTGTCGCTTTAGTGGAAGAGGGAGGAGTTTTTATGTATGCGAGGAATGCCTAGAGCAACCTAAGACGCTTCAAACTATCATCAAAATGAATAAATTAAAGCCAAGCGAACATCACGTTTCAACTTTAAAGGAGATATGGAATCTATGGAAAAAATAA
- the infB gene encoding translation initiation factor IF-2 produces the protein MEKIRLSDFAKEFGKEAKFAYEKAKEMGLSVKTPSSSLTQEEAAALFEYINTGVNSYVPTNKAKDKKAAKAPKKSTTKSSQSATKEKESKEKETKKATKSSKTAKKTTQKQKNKDAQNEVEQDSALPQIQASQNKRLGKKTETNDMTAPLETKPKVGLRIVRKNDALQEQPSVVSKKDENKRHAPSYKELLADTADEEYKKHKKDKPKPKVAHKHTEQKIHILDDRDISFHSDYDDEQDEIMLFDLNEREVRDEEEENQIRQAIAERVHIHRKNPWMNEGSIKRGGKRRKPVKAPKNVDKVKGPISIPEEIRVYEFAELIKAELKDVIKVLFNLGVMATKNDFLDRDAIEILADEFELEISIQDAPEQNIIESAPDIDIPLLERPPVVTIMGHVDHGKTSLLDYIRNSRIASGEAGGITQHIGAYMVEKNGKKISFIDTPGHEAFTQMRSRGAQVTDIAIIVIAADDGVKQQTIEALNHAKAANVQIIIAMNKMDKENANPDKLKAECAEIGFTPNEWGGEYEFIPISAKSGDGIENLLETILIQAEVLELKAPHQGRAKAIVLEASLEKGRGPVATIIVQNGVLNVGDSVVADTAFGRVRALLDDRGQNISQLSPSGVAVVTGLSEVPSAGAIFQSVENDAIAREYAQKRASYLRQKELSKSTKVTFDELGEMVAQGNLKTLPLIVKADTQGSLEAIKVSLEKLSNDEVRVNIIGFGVGGISESDIALCATSTNSLILGFNVRPTGNVKAKAKELGVEIKTYSIIYTLLDDIKALLGGLMSPIVEEENTGQAEVRETFNIPKVGTIAGCMVVDGSIQKGIKVRLIRDGVVVHTGAIVSLKRFKDDVKEVSKGYECGIMLENYNDIKVGDVFETYKEISKTKIL, from the coding sequence ATGGAAAAAATAAGATTATCAGATTTTGCCAAAGAATTTGGCAAAGAGGCAAAATTTGCTTATGAGAAAGCTAAGGAAATGGGATTAAGTGTAAAAACACCTTCAAGCTCTCTGACACAAGAGGAGGCTGCTGCACTTTTTGAATATATCAATACGGGTGTAAATTCTTATGTGCCTACAAACAAAGCCAAAGATAAAAAGGCAGCTAAAGCACCTAAAAAATCAACTACAAAGTCTTCGCAAAGTGCTACAAAGGAAAAAGAGAGCAAAGAAAAGGAAACAAAGAAAGCTACTAAATCTTCAAAGACTGCTAAAAAAACCACGCAAAAGCAAAAAAATAAAGATGCGCAAAATGAAGTAGAACAAGATAGTGCTCTACCCCAAATTCAAGCATCTCAAAACAAACGCCTTGGGAAAAAAACAGAAACAAATGATATGACTGCACCTCTTGAAACAAAACCAAAAGTCGGACTGCGTATCGTGCGTAAAAATGATGCCCTCCAAGAGCAGCCAAGTGTGGTATCTAAAAAAGATGAGAATAAAAGGCACGCCCCAAGCTATAAAGAGCTTCTCGCTGATACTGCTGATGAAGAGTATAAAAAACACAAAAAAGATAAACCAAAACCTAAAGTTGCCCACAAACACACAGAGCAAAAAATACATATTTTAGATGATAGGGACATTTCTTTTCATTCTGATTATGATGATGAGCAAGATGAAATTATGCTTTTTGATTTAAATGAGCGCGAAGTGCGAGATGAAGAGGAAGAGAATCAGATTCGTCAAGCTATTGCCGAACGTGTACATATTCATCGTAAAAATCCTTGGATGAATGAGGGAAGTATCAAGCGTGGAGGCAAACGCCGTAAGCCAGTCAAAGCACCAAAAAATGTTGATAAGGTAAAAGGTCCCATTTCTATTCCTGAAGAAATCCGTGTATATGAATTTGCTGAACTCATTAAAGCCGAGCTAAAAGATGTTATAAAGGTGCTTTTTAATCTTGGTGTAATGGCGACAAAAAATGATTTTTTAGACCGCGATGCGATTGAAATTTTAGCTGATGAATTTGAGCTTGAAATTTCTATCCAAGATGCTCCCGAGCAAAATATTATAGAATCTGCTCCCGACATAGATATTCCATTGCTTGAGCGTCCGCCTGTGGTTACGATTATGGGGCACGTTGATCACGGCAAAACTTCATTGCTCGATTATATTCGCAACTCGCGTATAGCAAGTGGTGAGGCAGGAGGGATTACGCAGCATATTGGCGCATATATGGTAGAAAAAAATGGCAAAAAAATCAGCTTTATTGACACACCCGGACACGAAGCTTTCACACAAATGCGTAGTAGAGGGGCGCAGGTAACTGATATTGCAATTATCGTCATCGCCGCAGATGATGGTGTCAAGCAGCAGACTATTGAAGCTCTTAACCACGCTAAAGCTGCAAATGTGCAAATTATCATTGCAATGAATAAAATGGACAAAGAAAATGCCAATCCCGATAAGCTTAAAGCTGAATGCGCTGAGATTGGATTTACACCTAATGAATGGGGCGGGGAATACGAGTTTATACCTATTTCTGCCAAAAGTGGCGATGGCATAGAGAATCTGCTTGAAACGATTTTAATCCAAGCTGAAGTATTGGAGCTTAAAGCTCCTCATCAAGGTAGAGCAAAGGCGATTGTGCTTGAGGCGAGTTTGGAAAAAGGACGAGGACCAGTAGCGACCATTATTGTGCAAAATGGAGTGCTTAATGTTGGAGATTCAGTAGTGGCTGATACAGCTTTTGGACGTGTGCGTGCCTTGCTTGATGACAGAGGACAAAATATCTCGCAGCTTTCACCCTCTGGCGTGGCAGTGGTTACAGGACTTTCTGAAGTGCCTAGTGCGGGAGCTATTTTTCAAAGCGTGGAAAATGATGCTATTGCAAGAGAATACGCGCAAAAACGCGCCTCATATTTGCGACAAAAGGAATTGAGTAAATCTACGAAAGTTACTTTTGATGAACTTGGAGAAATGGTGGCTCAAGGCAATCTTAAGACTTTACCTTTGATTGTTAAAGCCGACACGCAAGGTAGCCTTGAAGCAATCAAGGTAAGTTTGGAAAAGCTAAGCAATGATGAGGTGCGTGTGAATATTATTGGTTTTGGTGTGGGGGGTATTAGTGAGAGTGATATTGCACTTTGTGCCACAAGCACAAATAGCTTGATTTTAGGTTTTAATGTCCGCCCTACTGGGAATGTAAAGGCAAAGGCTAAAGAGCTTGGCGTAGAAATTAAAACCTATTCTATTATTTATACATTGCTTGATGATATTAAAGCTTTGCTCGGCGGTCTTATGTCGCCCATTGTTGAAGAAGAGAATACAGGACAGGCTGAAGTGCGTGAGACATTTAATATTCCTAAGGTTGGCACGATTGCTGGGTGTATGGTGGTTGATGGAAGTATTCAAAAAGGCATTAAGGTGCGACTTATTCGTGATGGTGTGGTGGTGCATACAGGTGCTATTGTTTCGCTTAAAAGATTTAAAGATGATGTCAAAGAAGTTTCTAAGGGGTATGAATGCGGGATTATGCTTGAAAACTATAATGATATTAAAGTGGGCGATGTTTTTGAGACTTACAAGGAAATTTCAAAAACAAAAATATTATAA